The following coding sequences lie in one Desmodus rotundus isolate HL8 chromosome 1, HLdesRot8A.1, whole genome shotgun sequence genomic window:
- the LOC128781249 gene encoding large ribosomal subunit protein eL27-like, whose amino-acid sequence MGKLTKPKKVVLVLAGGYSRRKVVVVKNIDDGWSDFLYSHALLAGIDHCPRKGTAATGKKKIAERSKIKSFVKVYSYNHLTPTRYSVDIPLDKTAVNKNIFRDPAVKCKARREAKVKFEDRYKTSENKWFFQKLRF is encoded by the coding sequence ATGGGCAAGTTAACGAAACCCAAGAAGGTGGTGCTGGTCCTAGCTGGAGGCTACTCCAGACGCAAAGTGGTCGTCGTGAAGAACATTGATGATGGCTGGTCTGACTTCCTCTACAGCCATGCTCTGCTGGCTGGAATTGACCACTGTCCCCGCAAAGGGACAGCTGCCACGGGCAAGAAGAAAATCGCCGAGAGGTCTAAGATCAAGTCTTTTGTGAAAGTTTATAGCTACAATCACCTCACGCCCACGAGGTACTCTGTGGACATCCCCTTGGACAAAACTGCCGTCAACAAGAACATCTTCAGAGACCCTGCTGTGAAATGCAAGGCCCGAAGGGAGGCCAAGGTCAAGTTTGAAGACAGATACAAGACCAGCGAGAACAAATGGTTCTTCCAGAAGCTGCGGTTTTAG